In Candidatus Polarisedimenticolia bacterium, a genomic segment contains:
- a CDS encoding fibronectin type III domain-containing protein, with protein sequence MPRRWMTTLILAALPAIPVHAGESPRRQVRLIPLPAVAPASADWVHPEGKTRWDFIAAAGGKSSVMTLESREGAVSRQTRLPGAPEPREILFQDSGEAGQALEWLFPDRFPTRLRMGTRRSFELEEKEKRGAARLEIGTEIVGIGWLHLPSRPYEVVLQRCLLQRTGAGPVTRETFYRWISPLAGVVAEYHPDSRSGEPSDSYFLDATLDGAATLKIFSAQMFSLPFDGVDYGWDVPGTCTSSGTPCSLDSQCASGQDCVKNVATLTTPSYATMGALIAADTWDFSGNNGGTETSATNVPVSSAETCNFAQCGYTVPAGVLERLDKNFATPASTLKTNDVVEIEVRPADTTIWARAGSQKEGVSGSFGQGESRFCYTTFGGVTRTPVPLYRFPHQDVPGADFYMQAGDSWTSGVFNCEQNIFNQLCGASQFLDKLYSKSCSGHTGTQSGTVIKGGVVTLPSGHTFNALLLRITADFCVYAGSSCLFAVDDVRTFNYLWQVPYLGTAARLESLQVAADATSFSQLAETDIRFGLFPPRTIQVTGQTQTSISLSWDPGLDTHRINGYKVYWDTDSGSGSTYAFNSQANPGQASIVGTTATITGLAPGTSYYLTVTSLSNFTDPSTLATTTYESLLYPTQISGDPAFVYPVEVQATTQPSGCAPTAEAGSVTVNPTAVPGEIQICWAPLADPCLTGYRVLGSNDARNDTGWGTVSDLASGTTCWTGTPSQLYYLVVANGAGGTGPWGHYGH encoded by the coding sequence ATGCCTCGCCGATGGATGACGACCCTGATCCTGGCGGCGCTTCCCGCCATCCCCGTGCACGCAGGAGAAAGCCCGCGGCGTCAGGTTCGACTCATTCCCCTGCCCGCGGTCGCCCCGGCTTCGGCCGATTGGGTCCACCCCGAAGGGAAGACCCGCTGGGATTTCATCGCGGCGGCGGGGGGTAAATCCTCCGTGATGACCCTGGAATCGCGCGAAGGGGCGGTGAGCCGTCAGACCCGGCTCCCCGGAGCTCCCGAGCCGCGCGAAATCCTCTTCCAGGATTCAGGAGAAGCGGGGCAGGCGCTGGAATGGCTCTTTCCCGATCGCTTCCCGACCCGTCTCAGGATGGGGACACGGCGCTCGTTCGAACTGGAGGAGAAGGAAAAGAGGGGCGCTGCGCGGCTGGAGATAGGCACCGAGATCGTGGGCATCGGATGGCTGCATCTCCCATCACGCCCCTACGAAGTCGTCCTGCAGCGCTGCCTGCTGCAACGGACGGGAGCCGGCCCGGTGACCCGGGAGACCTTCTACCGCTGGATCAGCCCGCTCGCCGGCGTGGTCGCCGAATACCATCCCGACTCGCGCTCCGGCGAGCCTTCCGACAGCTACTTCCTGGATGCGACGCTGGACGGCGCCGCCACTCTGAAGATCTTTTCCGCGCAGATGTTCTCACTCCCCTTCGACGGTGTGGATTACGGCTGGGACGTCCCCGGGACCTGCACGAGCAGCGGCACCCCCTGCTCACTCGATTCCCAATGCGCCAGCGGCCAGGATTGCGTCAAGAACGTCGCGACGCTCACCACTCCCAGCTACGCCACCATGGGAGCGCTGATTGCCGCCGACACCTGGGATTTCTCCGGCAACAACGGCGGGACCGAGACCTCCGCCACGAACGTGCCGGTCAGCTCGGCGGAAACCTGCAATTTCGCGCAGTGCGGCTACACCGTTCCGGCCGGCGTCCTCGAGCGCCTCGACAAGAACTTCGCCACGCCGGCGAGCACCCTGAAGACGAACGACGTCGTCGAGATCGAGGTCCGCCCCGCCGACACGACGATCTGGGCGCGCGCCGGGTCGCAGAAGGAAGGGGTGAGCGGCAGCTTCGGCCAGGGGGAGAGCCGCTTCTGCTACACCACCTTCGGCGGCGTGACGCGCACGCCGGTGCCGCTGTACCGCTTCCCGCACCAGGACGTTCCGGGCGCCGACTTCTACATGCAGGCCGGCGATTCCTGGACCAGCGGCGTCTTCAACTGCGAGCAGAACATCTTCAACCAGCTCTGCGGCGCCTCGCAGTTCCTCGACAAGCTCTACTCCAAGTCCTGCTCGGGCCATACCGGCACCCAATCGGGCACCGTGATCAAGGGAGGCGTGGTGACGCTCCCCTCGGGGCACACCTTCAACGCCCTGCTGCTGCGGATCACCGCCGATTTCTGCGTCTACGCCGGATCCAGCTGCCTGTTCGCGGTGGACGACGTGCGCACCTTCAACTACCTCTGGCAGGTTCCTTACCTCGGGACGGCGGCGCGGCTGGAGTCGCTGCAGGTGGCTGCCGATGCCACCTCCTTCTCGCAGCTCGCCGAGACCGACATCCGCTTCGGGCTCTTTCCGCCGCGCACCATTCAGGTAACCGGTCAGACGCAGACCAGCATCTCGCTCTCCTGGGACCCGGGGCTCGACACGCACCGCATCAACGGCTACAAGGTTTACTGGGATACCGACTCGGGCAGCGGGTCCACCTATGCCTTCAACTCGCAAGCGAACCCCGGCCAGGCCTCGATCGTCGGGACCACCGCCACGATTACGGGGCTCGCGCCGGGCACCTCCTACTATCTGACCGTCACGTCGCTGTCGAACTTCACCGATCCGTCGACACTGGCGACGACCACCTACGAGAGTCTTCTCTACCCGACCCAGATCTCGGGGGACCCCGCCTTCGTCTATCCGGTGGAGGTGCAGGCGACGACGCAGCCTTCCGGGTGCGCCCCGACCGCCGAGGCGGGAAGCGTCACCGTCAACCCCACGGCGGTTCCCGGGGAGATCCAGATCTGCTGGGCGCCCCTCGCCGATCCCTGCCTGACCGGTTACCGGGTCCTGGGGAGCAACGACGCGCGCAACGACACCGGCTGGGGCACGGTCTCCGACTTGGCTTCAGGAACGACCTGCTGGACCGGCACACCGTCCCAGCTCTACTACCTGGTGGTCGCGAACGGAGCGGGCGGGACCGGTCCGTGGGGACACTACGGACATTGA
- a CDS encoding TRAP transporter TatT component family protein, whose protein sequence is MSRLTSLLRVAAACAVLAGCAHALKEPPPLSQIGGGGPLPGDNEDLDSLLRHAEFLYAKRALPEIREAVTLFLAAARRDSSRIEGLLGAVKAQAWLADHESASHDRAAAATAAVQSAQWCARLQPQSAACEYWLGAALGLQAREKRSTALDALPRIEQAFRRASEMDPGLEQGGPYRALALLYARAPAWPAGPGDPDRAIEEARQALEIAPDYPPNLLALGETLANLEDTAGARAAYTRALEQAQERLLREDPDAKEWIEEARKGLAGKSSTP, encoded by the coding sequence TTGAGCCGGCTTACCTCGCTCCTGCGCGTCGCCGCCGCGTGCGCCGTCCTGGCCGGTTGCGCGCATGCCCTGAAGGAGCCTCCTCCTCTCTCGCAGATCGGGGGCGGAGGGCCGCTTCCCGGCGACAACGAGGACCTCGATTCTCTTCTCCGGCATGCGGAATTCCTATATGCTAAGCGCGCTTTGCCCGAAATCCGCGAGGCCGTAACGCTCTTCCTCGCGGCTGCGCGCCGCGATTCCAGCCGCATCGAGGGACTCCTCGGCGCCGTGAAGGCGCAGGCGTGGCTCGCGGACCACGAGAGCGCGTCTCACGACCGCGCCGCGGCGGCGACGGCCGCGGTTCAGTCGGCACAATGGTGCGCGCGACTTCAGCCGCAAAGCGCCGCCTGCGAGTACTGGCTTGGCGCCGCCTTGGGCCTGCAGGCCCGGGAGAAGCGAAGCACGGCGCTGGACGCGCTGCCGCGCATCGAGCAGGCTTTCCGGCGCGCCTCCGAGATGGATCCGGGGCTCGAGCAAGGGGGACCTTACCGGGCCCTGGCATTGCTTTACGCCCGCGCACCAGCATGGCCGGCCGGACCCGGAGATCCCGACCGCGCCATCGAAGAGGCGCGCCAGGCCCTGGAAATCGCTCCGGATTACCCTCCGAACCTGCTCGCTCTGGGAGAGACGCTCGCGAACCTCGAAGATACCGCGGGCGCGCGAGCCGCCTACACCCGGGCCCTCGAGCAGGCGCAGGAGCGGCTCCTCCGCGAAGACCCTGACGCCAAGGAATGGATCGAGGAAGCCCGCAAGGGCCTCGCCGGCAAATCGAGCACCCCATGA
- a CDS encoding TonB-dependent receptor: MSLPGRPAAHAALATIVLLLGAGLCLAQTASGILQGKVTDTSGSPVAKAVVQARSLATGVVRVATSDAAGRYRLELLSPGSWIVMAQLSDGRSSAPNEASIHLQEVLTLDLLLEASLTERVRVGAPPPEVNLSRSGGELHIGAEEVDSLPIAGRVATNLALLDSAVQATPPGNFYGERGSVFVVNGQSGRSNSFLVDGVDNNDRTSGTTLNSAFSQQVIGEFVFLTNQYAPEFGRASGGIMNIVTQRGTNEFKAGGFIQGSFASLNSPGELVSGLPNPQAQSETGHGGQAGFHFGGAFRPDQAFYYTAFEHQSSDDVVPYTGVDQNGVAGGWALTPNRNDSLFLRTDFNLSDATFLMVRLSGNQSVVNNVNVGGITTPQAGFHLEEDDLQLAASLTIVASPDLLNEERVLLSHSTFAQRANSEVSGVERPSGIFGGNNLHTQDREESLIQLVDNLTWRRGLHTAKFGIDLSRSITDVGTTFNFDGNFLYNTDAPFEPGDCGGVFANQVSRHCSLDPSTSCVDDDDCTGKGFCRYDPIDCPGQIGVDDDGDGQIDEPNQLETYPTVFTLIEGEPAARLDDTRLALFAQDTWQAHPKLTLNYGLRYDLSTFRLPASASVQSSIPNGGAPIDKGNIAPRLGFTWTPLPGGRLVVRGGAGMFYDKLVLGFPAVAAITSGTRIGLLFPQGLTLEFTEDTVAELGMETIRPELFFPESLTLRFSTGTTLDTPYVNQFNLGAEWAVGEHGSIEAGAVRVLGYHQALMRDLNPVIGRTAQGVPEHADGTVGSIAAIVTEGRSWYWGMDLAWRWRSEALRYAASYTLSRAEDLGPDPLKGGVSLPPDSDDIAGERSRSDADRRHRFVFSGQALLPWWDLNASAVLQVASGTAFNVTTGRDENLDGFTNDRPKGVPRNSGASTDLDAVNAVRAAALLPPVTHLDEPVFFQVDLRIAKPFLSSKGSGGEAFVQVFNLMDRYNPGPIEGRAVSSHFGEAIGQVGPPRTIELGVRLDF, from the coding sequence TTGAGCCTTCCCGGCCGACCCGCCGCGCACGCGGCGCTCGCGACGATCGTCCTGCTTCTCGGTGCCGGGCTCTGCCTGGCGCAGACCGCCTCGGGCATCCTGCAGGGAAAGGTCACGGACACCTCCGGGTCGCCGGTGGCCAAGGCGGTGGTGCAGGCACGCTCCCTGGCGACGGGCGTCGTGCGCGTCGCCACAAGCGATGCGGCGGGCCGCTACCGGCTCGAGCTCCTCTCCCCCGGCAGCTGGATCGTCATGGCGCAGCTATCCGATGGCCGCTCCAGCGCGCCGAACGAAGCTTCGATCCACCTGCAGGAAGTGCTGACGCTCGACCTGCTCCTCGAGGCATCCCTGACCGAGCGGGTGCGGGTCGGCGCGCCTCCGCCCGAGGTCAACTTGTCGCGCAGCGGCGGAGAGCTGCACATCGGCGCCGAGGAGGTGGACAGCCTGCCGATCGCGGGACGCGTCGCCACCAACCTGGCGCTGCTCGACTCGGCGGTCCAGGCAACTCCTCCCGGGAACTTCTACGGCGAGCGCGGGTCGGTCTTCGTGGTGAACGGCCAGTCGGGCCGCTCCAACTCCTTTCTGGTGGACGGCGTGGACAACAACGACCGCACCAGCGGCACCACCCTGAACTCGGCCTTTTCCCAGCAGGTGATCGGCGAGTTCGTCTTCCTCACCAACCAGTACGCGCCGGAGTTCGGGCGGGCCAGCGGCGGCATCATGAACATCGTCACGCAGCGCGGCACCAACGAGTTCAAAGCCGGCGGCTTCATCCAGGGCTCCTTCGCCAGCCTCAACAGCCCGGGCGAGCTGGTTTCCGGACTTCCCAATCCCCAAGCCCAATCCGAGACGGGACATGGAGGGCAGGCAGGGTTTCATTTCGGCGGCGCCTTCCGCCCGGACCAGGCGTTCTATTACACGGCCTTCGAGCACCAGAGCTCCGACGACGTCGTTCCCTACACCGGCGTGGACCAGAACGGCGTGGCGGGAGGCTGGGCGCTGACTCCGAACCGCAACGACAGCCTATTTCTGAGGACCGACTTCAACTTGAGCGATGCCACGTTCCTCATGGTGCGGCTCTCCGGCAACCAGAGCGTCGTGAACAACGTCAATGTCGGAGGGATCACCACGCCGCAGGCGGGATTCCATCTGGAGGAAGACGACCTGCAGCTGGCGGCAAGCCTGACGATCGTCGCCTCGCCCGATCTGCTCAACGAGGAGCGGGTGCTGCTGTCGCACTCCACTTTCGCGCAGCGCGCCAATTCCGAGGTCTCGGGCGTGGAGCGCCCCTCCGGCATCTTCGGGGGGAACAACCTGCACACGCAGGACCGGGAGGAGTCGCTCATTCAGCTGGTGGACAATCTCACCTGGCGCCGCGGCCTGCACACGGCCAAGTTCGGCATCGACCTGAGCCGCTCGATCACCGACGTCGGTACGACCTTCAATTTCGACGGCAATTTCCTGTACAACACCGATGCCCCCTTCGAGCCGGGAGACTGCGGCGGAGTCTTCGCCAACCAGGTCAGCCGGCACTGCTCGCTCGATCCCTCCACCTCCTGCGTCGATGACGACGACTGCACCGGTAAGGGGTTCTGCCGCTACGATCCGATTGACTGCCCGGGACAGATCGGGGTGGACGACGACGGCGACGGGCAGATCGACGAGCCGAACCAGCTGGAGACCTACCCGACCGTGTTCACCTTGATCGAGGGTGAGCCGGCGGCCCGCCTCGACGACACCCGGCTGGCGCTGTTCGCACAGGATACCTGGCAGGCGCACCCGAAGCTGACTCTCAATTACGGCCTGCGCTACGATTTGAGCACCTTCCGCCTCCCCGCTTCGGCGAGCGTCCAGTCCTCCATTCCCAATGGCGGCGCTCCCATCGACAAAGGCAACATCGCTCCGCGCCTCGGGTTCACCTGGACGCCGCTTCCGGGGGGACGCCTCGTCGTGCGCGGCGGCGCCGGAATGTTCTACGACAAGCTGGTCCTCGGCTTTCCCGCGGTCGCGGCGATCACCTCCGGCACCCGGATCGGTTTGCTGTTCCCCCAGGGGCTGACCTTGGAGTTCACCGAGGACACCGTGGCCGAGCTGGGCATGGAGACAATCCGGCCCGAGCTCTTCTTCCCCGAGAGCCTCACCCTGCGCTTCTCCACCGGGACCACCCTGGACACGCCCTACGTGAACCAGTTCAATCTGGGAGCCGAGTGGGCGGTCGGTGAGCACGGCTCGATCGAGGCCGGCGCGGTCCGCGTCCTCGGCTACCATCAGGCCCTGATGCGCGACCTGAATCCGGTCATCGGCAGGACGGCCCAGGGGGTGCCGGAGCACGCGGATGGCACCGTGGGATCGATTGCGGCCATCGTGACGGAGGGAAGAAGCTGGTACTGGGGAATGGACCTCGCCTGGCGCTGGAGGAGCGAGGCGCTGCGCTATGCCGCGTCCTACACCCTGTCGCGCGCGGAGGACCTGGGTCCCGACCCGCTCAAGGGCGGCGTTTCTCTCCCGCCCGACTCCGACGACATCGCGGGAGAGCGCTCGCGCTCCGACGCCGACCGGCGCCACCGTTTCGTCTTCTCGGGACAGGCCCTCCTTCCCTGGTGGGACCTGAATGCTTCCGCCGTCCTGCAGGTGGCCTCCGGCACCGCTTTCAACGTGACCACGGGCCGGGACGAGAACCTCGACGGCTTCACCAACGATCGCCCGAAAGGAGTGCCCCGCAACTCGGGGGCCTCCACCGACCTCGACGCGGTCAACGCCGTGCGCGCCGCGGCCCTGCTGCCTCCCGTGACCCATCTCGACGAGCCGGTCTTCTTCCAGGTCGACCTGCGCATCGCCAAGCCGTTCCTGAGCTCCAAGGGAAGCGGCGGCGAGGCGTTCGTCCAGGTCTTCAACCTGATGGACCGCTATAACCCCGGCCCGATCGAGGGGCGCGCCGTCTCCTCCCACTTCGGCGAGGCGATCGGACAGGTCGGCCCGCCCCGCACCATCGAGCTCGGCGTCAGGCTCGATTTCTAG
- a CDS encoding cation:proton antiporter — protein MSLAALPAQSASSSSVHQAETVLFFVLLQLIVILAAARLAGEAARRLGQPRVMGEIVAGLLLGPSLFGRLAPETFRYVFQSTPPEPLSILSQIGLIFLMFQIGLEFDFSHLEESRNRRSVLFVSAAGIALPFTLGLLLGHFSWSRLAPDIHRTGYILFMATAMSITAIPVLGRIMMELDLTRTRLGAVAISAAAFDDVTGWILLAVISAVSTARFDAGATLRQLAWLVAYAALCWWAVRPLLRRLVARFPVSPARLPANLMAILLVIILSSAIVTYRLGIFAIFGGFMMGVLLYDRSEFVEAWKHRVAQFVSVFFLPLFFAITGLRTDVHGLDSSSLWGWCAAMLAVATLGKYGGCALAARLTGLPALECHCLGIMMNTRGLMELVVLNVGYDLGLLPRNVFTMLVLMALISTGITTPLLRRWLPRIGHSLPANPPDA, from the coding sequence GTGAGCCTCGCGGCGCTGCCGGCGCAGTCCGCCTCCAGCAGCAGCGTTCACCAGGCGGAGACCGTTCTCTTCTTCGTGCTTCTGCAGCTGATTGTCATCCTGGCGGCGGCGCGCCTGGCGGGGGAGGCGGCGAGACGCCTGGGGCAGCCTCGGGTGATGGGAGAGATCGTGGCGGGCCTGCTGCTGGGTCCGTCGCTTTTCGGCCGGCTGGCGCCCGAGACCTTCCGGTACGTCTTCCAGTCCACGCCCCCTGAGCCGCTCTCGATCCTCAGCCAGATCGGCCTGATCTTCCTGATGTTCCAGATCGGCCTCGAATTCGACTTCTCGCACCTGGAGGAATCGCGCAACCGCCGCTCGGTTCTCTTCGTCTCTGCCGCCGGCATTGCGCTCCCCTTCACGCTCGGACTGCTGCTGGGGCATTTCTCCTGGTCCCGGCTGGCCCCCGATATCCACCGCACCGGCTACATTTTGTTCATGGCCACCGCCATGTCGATTACCGCCATCCCGGTTCTGGGCCGGATCATGATGGAGCTGGACCTGACGCGCACGCGGCTCGGGGCGGTGGCCATCAGCGCCGCCGCCTTCGACGACGTGACCGGCTGGATCCTGCTGGCGGTGATCAGCGCGGTGTCGACGGCGCGCTTCGACGCCGGGGCGACGCTGCGGCAGCTCGCCTGGCTGGTGGCCTACGCGGCGCTCTGCTGGTGGGCCGTGCGGCCACTGCTCCGGCGGCTGGTGGCCCGCTTTCCGGTGAGCCCCGCGCGCCTTCCGGCGAACCTCATGGCGATCCTCCTGGTGATCATCCTCTCCTCCGCCATCGTCACCTACCGCCTCGGGATCTTCGCGATCTTCGGAGGCTTCATGATGGGGGTGCTGCTCTATGATCGCTCCGAGTTCGTCGAGGCCTGGAAGCACCGGGTGGCGCAGTTCGTGTCGGTCTTCTTCCTGCCGCTGTTCTTCGCGATCACCGGGCTGCGGACCGACGTCCACGGGCTCGACAGTTCCTCCTTGTGGGGATGGTGCGCCGCCATGCTGGCCGTCGCGACGCTCGGCAAGTATGGTGGATGCGCGCTGGCGGCGCGCCTCACGGGACTGCCCGCGCTGGAATGCCATTGCCTGGGGATCATGATGAACACCCGGGGCCTGATGGAGCTGGTGGTGCTCAACGTCGGCTACGACCTGGGACTGCTGCCGCGCAATGTCTTTACCATGCTGGTCCTGATGGCGCTGATCAGCACGGGCATCACGACGCCGCTGCTGCGTCGCTGGCTCCCGAGAATCGGGCACTCTCTGCCCGCCAACCCGCCGGATGCATGA